The Cellulophaga sp. L1A9 genome window below encodes:
- a CDS encoding exodeoxyribonuclease V subunit beta: protein MKNTSYNIYNASAGSGKTYTLTKSYLKIILSSATSANYREILAITFTNKAVAEMKERIIHSLYDFGKVKTAEDAPSMFLDLVKELSIPTETLQKRSKTRLKEILHNYAFFDVSTIDKFTHRLIRTFAKDLKLPQNFEVILDTNLLLSEAVDRLVNKAGTEPELTKVLIAFALEKANEDKSWDISRDIFDMGRELLFKEKYEDALEAIEQKNIGDFNALKKLLKTKIKRAEDNIQLAGKTNLQLMSDNGLEIKDFKSSYFSKFMIDVSELKPTINFNAAWKQDFENTALYTKTLAEDKKATIDGLHPTFNQHFQSIKSSFFELSFLKNAYKNIVPLTVLNALQKELKNLELERDEIPLATFNSIISKEIKNQPVPFIYERLGEKYRHYFIDEFQDTSELQWSNLIPLIGNALESQDEKGNNGSLLLVGDAKQAIYRWRGGKAEQFLNLVNQTKNPFVHFPNVENLPANYRSYHEVINFNNSFFSTISANITNAVYKELFEEGNKQKVNHKEGGFIQISFITEEDKNEDELYCNEVLQTIETLSEKKYPLKDICILVRDKKHGILLADFLSANKIPIISSETLLLKNNPKVNFLVNLLKFSVDSEDFEAAYAILFYLSEQSGQPKHEYISENLNQLESHLSNRYTFEINTLKQSSVYDGFEQAVKHFNLVHESDAYITYFLDEVLDVEYKQGASATLFLDYWEKKQDVLSISAPLEMDAVQIMTVHKSKGLEFEVVLFPYANSHIYKEIKPKTWLPVAAEEFNGFTDLLINKNKEIVNYGEAAESIYNEEHEKLELDAFNVLYVALTRAVKCLFVFTKKEYEGKTENPKTDYYSGLFMSYLKQRGVWQDEQLHYQFGQLNENSNNNQLTNDQEEIKFQYSYKERTSFNIVTKSGMLWDTSAEAALSKGNTIHQILSLIETADDITECFEILVKKGSLNTEEVPALELKIRAIIEHKDLKEFYTKDAIVKNETDIITKNGIILRPDRLVIKNNKASIIDYKTGSRNISYKDQVDTYAHAIKEMGYLIDKKIIIYINKDIIPEFI from the coding sequence GTGAAAAACACATCGTATAATATTTACAATGCCTCAGCAGGGTCCGGAAAGACATACACGCTTACAAAATCATACTTGAAAATTATTCTTTCCAGCGCAACATCTGCTAATTACAGAGAGATTTTAGCCATCACCTTTACCAATAAAGCGGTAGCGGAGATGAAGGAGCGTATTATACATAGTTTATACGATTTCGGAAAAGTTAAAACTGCCGAGGATGCCCCTTCTATGTTTTTAGATCTTGTAAAAGAATTAAGTATCCCTACTGAAACTTTACAAAAAAGGTCAAAAACAAGGCTCAAAGAGATTCTTCACAACTATGCATTTTTTGATGTTTCTACCATCGATAAGTTTACCCATCGATTGATAAGAACTTTTGCCAAGGATCTTAAATTGCCACAGAACTTTGAAGTCATTCTAGATACAAACTTACTATTAAGCGAGGCCGTAGACCGTTTGGTCAATAAAGCTGGTACTGAGCCAGAACTTACAAAAGTATTAATCGCATTTGCTTTAGAAAAAGCCAATGAAGATAAAAGCTGGGACATTTCCAGAGATATTTTTGATATGGGGAGAGAACTTCTTTTCAAAGAAAAGTACGAGGATGCACTGGAAGCAATTGAACAAAAAAATATTGGCGATTTTAACGCTTTAAAAAAGCTATTAAAAACAAAGATTAAAAGAGCAGAAGACAACATTCAGCTTGCGGGGAAAACAAACTTGCAGCTAATGTCTGATAACGGATTAGAGATTAAGGATTTTAAAAGTTCTTATTTTTCAAAATTCATGATTGATGTATCTGAATTAAAACCAACCATAAACTTTAATGCCGCTTGGAAACAAGACTTTGAAAATACCGCTTTATACACCAAAACACTAGCTGAGGATAAGAAAGCAACTATTGACGGGTTACACCCAACATTTAATCAGCACTTTCAAAGTATAAAAAGTAGCTTTTTTGAATTGTCTTTCTTAAAAAATGCCTACAAAAACATTGTACCACTTACGGTATTGAATGCTTTACAGAAAGAATTAAAAAATTTAGAATTAGAGCGGGACGAAATTCCATTAGCAACTTTTAATAGCATCATTTCTAAAGAAATAAAAAACCAACCTGTTCCTTTTATATATGAACGCCTAGGAGAAAAATACCGTCATTATTTTATTGATGAATTTCAGGATACTTCTGAATTGCAGTGGAGCAATCTAATTCCTCTGATTGGAAACGCATTAGAAAGTCAGGATGAAAAAGGCAATAATGGCTCCTTATTATTGGTCGGCGATGCCAAACAAGCCATTTACCGTTGGCGAGGTGGTAAAGCTGAACAATTTCTAAATTTAGTAAATCAAACTAAAAATCCGTTTGTTCATTTTCCCAATGTAGAAAACCTCCCTGCTAATTATAGAAGTTATCATGAGGTAATTAATTTTAACAATAGCTTCTTTTCTACCATTAGTGCCAATATTACTAATGCGGTTTATAAAGAACTTTTTGAAGAGGGCAACAAGCAAAAAGTAAATCACAAAGAGGGTGGTTTTATTCAAATTTCATTTATAACGGAAGAAGATAAAAATGAAGATGAATTATATTGTAATGAAGTATTGCAAACTATTGAGACGCTCTCGGAGAAAAAATACCCCCTAAAAGATATTTGCATTTTAGTGCGGGATAAAAAACATGGAATTTTATTGGCAGATTTTTTGAGCGCAAACAAAATTCCGATCATTTCATCTGAAACACTATTACTAAAAAACAATCCAAAAGTAAACTTCCTCGTCAACCTTTTAAAATTTAGCGTGGATAGTGAAGATTTTGAAGCTGCTTATGCTATTTTGTTTTACTTATCAGAACAATCAGGGCAACCTAAACATGAATACATCTCTGAAAATCTCAATCAGTTAGAAAGCCATCTTTCCAATCGCTATACTTTTGAAATAAACACCTTAAAACAATCTAGTGTTTATGACGGGTTTGAGCAAGCGGTTAAACATTTTAATTTAGTTCATGAATCTGATGCATACATCACCTATTTTTTAGATGAAGTCTTAGATGTAGAGTACAAACAAGGCGCCAGCGCTACATTATTCCTAGATTACTGGGAAAAAAAACAAGATGTACTAAGCATTAGTGCTCCCTTAGAAATGGATGCGGTACAAATAATGACGGTTCACAAATCAAAAGGATTAGAATTTGAGGTCGTATTGTTCCCCTATGCCAATAGCCATATATATAAGGAGATAAAACCTAAAACCTGGTTGCCCGTAGCAGCTGAGGAATTTAATGGCTTCACGGATTTATTAATTAATAAAAATAAAGAAATTGTAAATTATGGCGAAGCTGCAGAAAGTATCTATAATGAAGAGCATGAAAAATTAGAGTTAGACGCCTTTAATGTATTGTACGTTGCTTTGACCAGAGCAGTAAAGTGTTTGTTTGTTTTTACCAAGAAAGAATACGAAGGAAAAACAGAAAACCCTAAAACAGATTACTATTCTGGACTTTTTATGAGTTACTTAAAACAACGAGGTGTTTGGCAAGATGAGCAGTTACACTATCAATTTGGGCAGCTCAATGAAAACAGCAACAACAACCAACTAACAAACGACCAAGAAGAAATAAAATTTCAATACTCTTATAAAGAGCGTACTAGTTTTAACATAGTTACTAAATCTGGAATGCTATGGGATACCTCTGCAGAAGCTGCGCTTTCAAAAGGAAACACGATACATCAAATATTAAGTTTAATAGAAACAGCAGACGATATTACGGAGTGCTTTGAAATATTGGTAAAAAAAGGATCTTTAAATACCGAAGAAGTTCCTGCATTAGAATTAAAAATAAGAGCAATAATTGAACATAAAGATTTAAAAGAATTCTATACCAAAGATGCTATCGTTAAAAATGAAACCGATATAATCACAAAAAATGGCATAATTTTGCGGCCAGATCGCTTAGTAATTAAAAACAATAAAGCGAGCATTATCGACTATAAAACGGGCTCAAGAAACATATCTTATAAAGACCAAGTAGATACGTATGCTCATGCGATAAAAGAAATGGGGTATCTCATTGATAAAAAAATTATCATTTACATAAATAAAGATATAATACCTGAATTTATTTAA
- a CDS encoding OmpA family protein yields the protein MKHLSKLLVVALLFVGFNSIQAQDENNPWQVGFGVNAVDVYPTSDVSSFGNEYFNATDHWNILPSISYVSVSRYVGDGFSVGARGSLNRIDKLGDVSVDDLSHYALDGTIKYNILKNTVVDPFVEIGGGYTWIDEIGAGTANGGIGVNIWFTENIGLTLQTQYKHSFEDYLAPHMQHLAGLSIKFGGTDTDGDGIYDKDDACPEVAGLEAFNGCPDADGDGIEDSKDACPNEAGSKEMNGCPDADGDGVADKDDACPNEAGTAALKGCPDADGDGVADKDDECPAEAGPASNKGCPFLDKDGDGVLDKDDMCPDVAGTVANKGCPEVTEEVQKQLNDYARTILFDTGKSSIKAESTSVMVDIITILKEYPNAKFTVEGHTDSVGSAKLNQSLSESRALSVKEFLVEKGIEEFRLSAIGYGEEKPIASNSTRAGRTQNRRVEINLVK from the coding sequence ATGAAACATCTTAGCAAATTATTGGTTGTTGCCCTACTTTTTGTAGGATTTAACAGCATTCAAGCGCAAGACGAGAATAATCCATGGCAAGTTGGTTTTGGTGTAAACGCAGTTGATGTTTATCCAACTAGTGATGTAAGTTCTTTTGGAAATGAATATTTCAACGCTACTGATCACTGGAATATCCTTCCTTCTATTTCTTATGTATCTGTTTCTAGATACGTAGGTGACGGATTTTCTGTTGGAGCTAGAGGTTCTTTAAACAGAATCGACAAGTTAGGTGACGTATCTGTTGATGATTTATCTCACTACGCTCTTGATGGTACTATTAAATACAACATTTTAAAAAATACAGTAGTTGATCCTTTCGTTGAAATCGGTGGTGGTTATACTTGGATTGATGAAATCGGAGCTGGTACAGCTAACGGTGGTATTGGTGTTAACATATGGTTTACTGAGAACATCGGTTTAACTTTACAAACTCAATACAAGCATTCTTTCGAGGATTATTTAGCTCCTCACATGCAGCACTTAGCTGGTCTTAGCATCAAATTTGGTGGTACTGATACAGATGGTGATGGTATTTATGACAAAGATGATGCTTGTCCAGAAGTTGCTGGTTTAGAAGCTTTCAATGGTTGTCCTGATGCTGACGGTGATGGTATCGAAGATAGCAAAGATGCTTGTCCTAATGAAGCTGGTTCTAAAGAAATGAACGGATGTCCAGATGCTGATGGTGATGGTGTTGCTGATAAAGATGATGCTTGTCCTAACGAAGCTGGTACTGCTGCCTTAAAAGGTTGTCCAGATGCTGATGGTGACGGTGTTGCTGATAAAGATGATGAGTGTCCTGCTGAAGCTGGTCCTGCTTCTAACAAAGGTTGTCCTTTCTTAGATAAAGACGGTGATGGTGTATTAGACAAAGATGATATGTGTCCAGATGTTGCTGGTACTGTAGCTAACAAAGGTTGTCCAGAAGTTACTGAAGAAGTTCAGAAACAATTGAATGATTATGCTAGAACTATCTTATTTGATACTGGTAAATCTTCTATCAAAGCTGAGTCTACTTCTGTTATGGTTGACATTATTACAATCTTAAAAGAATACCCTAATGCTAAATTTACAGTAGAAGGTCATACTGATAGCGTTGGTTCTGCTAAATTGAACCAAAGTTTATCTGAGTCTCGTGCTCTTTCTGTAAAAGAATTTTTAGTAGAAAAAGGAATCGAAGAATTTAGATTATCTGCAATTGGTTACGGTGAAGAGAAGCCTATCGCTTCTAACAGTACAAGAGCTGGTAGAACTCAAAATAGAAGAGTTGAAATTAACTTAGTTAAATAA
- the kbl gene encoding glycine C-acetyltransferase has product MYGNIKNYLTEELENIKESGLFKKERIITSPQDAVITISTGEEVINFCANNYLGLSSHPEVVQAAKDTLDSHGFGMSSVRFICGTQDIHKTLESTIADFYQTEDTILYAAAFDANGGVFEPLLGAEDAIISDSLNHASIIDGVRLCKAMRYRYANNDMADLEEQLKKANKDGARFKIIVTDGVFSMDGVLAPLDKICDLADKYDALVMIDECHSAGYIGATGRGTLEEKGVLGRIDIITGTLGKALGGAMGGYTTGKKEIIEMLRQRSRPYLFSNSLAPAIVGASIKVFEMLKRDTSLRDKLEENTRYFKKGMKAAGFDIIEGDSAIVPVMLYDAKLSQQMADLLLEKGIYVIGFFYPVVPKDKARIRVQLSAAHTKKHLDKAISAFTEVGKTLKIV; this is encoded by the coding sequence ATGTACGGAAACATTAAAAATTACTTAACAGAAGAACTAGAGAATATTAAAGAATCTGGTTTGTTTAAAAAAGAAAGAATAATTACCTCTCCTCAAGACGCAGTGATCACAATTAGTACTGGAGAAGAAGTCATTAACTTTTGCGCCAACAATTATCTAGGCTTATCATCACACCCAGAAGTAGTGCAAGCAGCAAAAGACACTTTAGATAGTCATGGTTTTGGAATGTCTTCTGTACGTTTCATCTGCGGAACTCAGGACATACACAAAACGCTAGAAAGTACGATAGCCGATTTTTACCAAACAGAAGATACCATATTATATGCTGCTGCATTTGATGCTAACGGTGGTGTTTTTGAACCTTTACTTGGTGCGGAAGATGCTATAATTTCAGATTCTTTAAACCATGCTTCTATTATTGATGGTGTTAGATTGTGTAAAGCAATGCGTTATCGATATGCAAATAATGACATGGCCGATTTAGAGGAACAATTAAAAAAAGCAAATAAAGACGGAGCTCGTTTTAAAATAATAGTTACCGATGGAGTATTCTCTATGGATGGTGTTCTAGCGCCTTTAGATAAAATATGTGATTTAGCAGATAAGTACGATGCCTTAGTGATGATTGATGAATGTCATTCTGCGGGATATATTGGAGCTACCGGAAGAGGTACCTTAGAAGAAAAAGGTGTTTTAGGAAGAATAGATATTATTACAGGAACACTTGGTAAGGCATTAGGTGGTGCCATGGGCGGTTATACTACTGGGAAAAAAGAGATTATAGAAATGTTACGCCAACGTTCCAGACCTTATTTATTTTCAAACTCCTTAGCCCCTGCGATTGTAGGTGCTTCTATTAAAGTGTTTGAAATGTTAAAAAGAGATACTTCTTTAAGAGATAAGCTTGAAGAAAACACACGCTACTTTAAAAAAGGGATGAAAGCCGCTGGGTTTGATATTATAGAAGGAGATTCTGCAATAGTACCTGTAATGCTCTATGATGCCAAGTTATCACAACAAATGGCAGACCTATTATTAGAGAAAGGCATCTATGTAATAGGCTTCTTCTACCCTGTTGTACCTAAAGATAAGGCTAGAATTAGGGTACAATTGTCCGCAGCACACACAAAAAAACACTTAGATAAAGCAATTTCTGCCTTCACGGAGGTAGGAAAAACGCTGAAAATCGTCTAA
- a CDS encoding SDR family oxidoreductase — MDLKDKVVYITGGSKGIGYGTAKVLLAAGMKVAISGRTSKSVEDAAKSLGKDSHVMALESDVTKLIDEEKAVATILAKWGQLDVVLANAGVGNFAPVDKMTEEEWHQMINTNLNGVFHTLKASVEALKRSEGYYITLASLAGTNFFANGAGYNATKFGVVGFTQAAMLDLRQYGIKVSTIMPGSVASEFNNHVPSKDDAWKIQPEDIGELVLDVLKMNPRTLPSKIEVRPTRPDLK, encoded by the coding sequence ATGGATTTAAAAGATAAGGTAGTTTATATAACAGGAGGTTCAAAAGGTATTGGTTATGGTACAGCTAAAGTATTATTAGCAGCAGGGATGAAAGTTGCTATCAGCGGCAGAACCTCAAAGTCGGTAGAAGATGCGGCGAAGAGTTTGGGAAAAGATAGTCATGTTATGGCATTAGAATCTGATGTTACTAAATTGATAGATGAAGAAAAAGCAGTGGCAACTATTCTTGCCAAATGGGGACAATTAGATGTGGTTTTGGCTAATGCTGGAGTTGGTAATTTTGCTCCGGTTGATAAAATGACAGAAGAGGAGTGGCATCAAATGATCAATACCAATTTAAACGGTGTTTTTCACACTTTGAAAGCCTCAGTAGAAGCGCTTAAAAGGTCAGAAGGCTATTATATTACACTTGCCAGCTTAGCTGGAACAAACTTTTTTGCCAATGGAGCAGGATATAATGCTACTAAATTTGGAGTAGTTGGGTTTACGCAAGCGGCCATGTTAGATTTAAGACAATATGGAATTAAGGTTTCTACCATAATGCCTGGTTCTGTTGCTTCAGAGTTTAATAATCATGTGCCATCAAAAGACGATGCATGGAAAATACAACCTGAAGATATTGGGGAGCTTGTTCTAGATGTTTTAAAAATGAATCCTAGAACATTACCGAGTAAAATAGAAGTACGTCCTACAAGACCTGATTTAAAATAG
- a CDS encoding PD-(D/E)XK nuclease family protein produces the protein MMQSFIEEVVQELIENGTDFTETIFILPSKRAGTFLKNTISKNLQKTIFAPDIYSIESFIEQISGLNYASSTEQLFTLYKSYLATSPEKDKDSFLSFSKWGQTVLQDFNEIDRYLVDTASIFSHLSAIQELNTHFQDEPTQMIADYVKFWNNLEALYTNFNQTLIDKNLASQGYAYRTANTAIADYIDKTSDKKFVFIGFNALNKAEENIIQQLLEKSNADIYWDIDTYFLNDTLHDASLFIRQHKKTWSYFKEHSFKGISAHFKTKKNIQLIGVPKNVSQAKYVGNLLEKIQKKQPLLLKETAIVLGDENLLNPILNAIPEKIARINITMGYPIHKTPIAVLFNLYFEVWLTKEPNGWFYQQLLNLLAHPYLQIYYQTEKNNNASAIANKIKARNWIFVKTEQIEKAAPDVKELTGILFDDTALTPKSFIKRSLQLINVLKQKFQESGNSLGLEYLFRFHTLFNQLELMVNEHAFITDIKSLQSLYKELIGTETLDFQGEPLQGTQIMGMLESRNLDFETVIITSVNEGILPSGKSNNSFIPFDLKKIYGLPTYKEKDAVYTYHFYRLLQRAKNVYLIYNTEPNVLEGNEKSRLLTQLLTDDTISQNIKEITGSAAVSSPTVPVERIEKSKALIAQLKALSEKGFSPTSLSNYVRNPIDFYKKSILRINDINEVEESLAANTFGTIVHDTLEDLYQPFVGEFLNKESLEALLPKIEGTVKHNFAKTYADGDITRGKNLIAYTVILRYIENFIKLELKEIKHQKIKIVSLEQMLNVELEIPGIPNKIRLKGKLDRVDEVNGVTRIIDYKTGKVESRNVKITDWNEVIENYDKSKAFQLLCYAIMIDTMKPIETIKAGIISFKNLNSGTLYFSEAKTEEINKSTLLEFKSVLDILVQEIFNPEIPFIEKEV, from the coding sequence ATGATGCAAAGTTTCATAGAAGAAGTAGTTCAAGAATTAATAGAAAACGGTACTGATTTTACAGAAACCATCTTCATACTCCCTAGTAAAAGGGCAGGTACTTTTTTAAAAAATACTATTTCTAAAAATTTACAGAAAACAATTTTTGCTCCAGACATCTATAGTATTGAAAGTTTTATTGAGCAAATATCAGGACTTAATTATGCTTCAAGTACGGAGCAACTCTTTACCCTGTACAAGTCATACCTAGCAACAAGTCCCGAAAAAGACAAAGACAGTTTTTTAAGCTTCTCAAAATGGGGACAAACAGTATTACAAGATTTTAACGAAATAGATCGTTACTTGGTGGATACCGCATCTATATTTTCGCATTTATCTGCAATCCAAGAATTAAATACCCATTTTCAAGATGAACCTACTCAGATGATTGCTGATTATGTGAAATTTTGGAACAATCTAGAGGCTCTCTATACCAATTTTAACCAAACATTAATTGATAAAAACTTAGCATCGCAAGGTTATGCTTATCGTACAGCAAATACAGCTATAGCTGATTACATAGATAAGACCTCAGACAAGAAATTTGTTTTCATAGGTTTTAACGCATTAAACAAAGCGGAGGAAAATATCATACAACAGCTACTAGAAAAATCGAATGCTGATATTTACTGGGATATAGACACTTATTTTTTAAACGATACGCTGCATGATGCCAGTCTATTTATTCGCCAACATAAAAAAACTTGGAGCTATTTTAAAGAACATTCCTTTAAAGGAATTAGCGCACACTTCAAGACTAAAAAAAATATTCAACTTATAGGGGTTCCTAAAAATGTATCTCAAGCAAAATACGTAGGAAACCTATTAGAAAAAATTCAAAAAAAACAACCCCTATTATTAAAAGAAACTGCCATTGTTTTAGGAGATGAAAATCTTTTAAATCCAATATTGAATGCTATTCCAGAAAAAATAGCCCGTATCAATATTACTATGGGGTATCCTATTCATAAAACACCAATAGCTGTACTCTTCAATTTATATTTTGAAGTATGGCTCACCAAAGAACCAAATGGGTGGTTTTACCAACAATTATTAAATCTACTAGCACATCCTTACCTTCAAATATATTATCAAACAGAAAAAAATAATAATGCCAGCGCTATAGCTAATAAAATAAAAGCTAGAAACTGGATCTTTGTAAAAACAGAACAAATAGAAAAAGCTGCTCCTGACGTAAAAGAATTGACGGGCATTTTATTTGATGATACTGCCTTAACTCCAAAAAGCTTCATTAAAAGAAGTTTACAACTGATTAATGTTTTAAAACAAAAATTTCAAGAATCAGGCAATAGTTTAGGCTTAGAGTATTTATTTCGTTTCCATACGCTGTTCAATCAGTTAGAATTAATGGTTAATGAACATGCTTTTATTACGGATATAAAATCTTTACAATCACTCTATAAAGAATTAATTGGTACAGAAACCTTAGATTTTCAAGGAGAGCCTTTACAAGGAACTCAGATCATGGGAATGTTAGAAAGTAGGAACCTAGATTTTGAAACCGTCATTATTACCTCTGTGAATGAGGGAATCTTACCTTCAGGAAAATCAAATAATTCATTTATACCATTCGACTTAAAAAAAATATACGGACTACCTACGTATAAGGAAAAAGATGCCGTCTATACTTATCACTTTTATAGGTTACTTCAACGCGCTAAAAATGTTTATTTAATTTACAATACAGAGCCAAACGTTCTTGAAGGAAATGAAAAAAGCAGGCTCTTAACACAACTATTAACAGACGATACGATATCACAAAACATAAAAGAAATTACGGGTTCTGCTGCGGTATCCTCTCCTACAGTACCTGTTGAACGCATTGAGAAAAGCAAAGCTCTTATAGCGCAACTAAAAGCCTTATCTGAAAAAGGCTTTTCACCAACATCTCTCTCTAATTATGTGAGAAACCCAATCGATTTTTATAAAAAAAGTATTTTAAGAATTAATGACATCAATGAAGTTGAGGAAAGTTTAGCGGCAAATACTTTTGGAACCATTGTACATGATACCCTGGAAGACTTATACCAACCCTTTGTTGGTGAATTTTTAAATAAAGAATCTTTAGAAGCACTACTGCCAAAGATAGAAGGCACCGTAAAACATAATTTTGCCAAGACCTATGCCGACGGAGATATTACCAGGGGTAAAAACTTAATCGCTTACACGGTTATTCTACGTTATATTGAAAATTTTATAAAACTAGAATTAAAAGAAATTAAACATCAAAAAATAAAGATAGTCTCTTTAGAACAGATGTTAAATGTAGAATTAGAGATACCTGGAATTCCAAATAAAATAAGATTGAAAGGAAAATTAGATCGTGTAGATGAAGTAAATGGGGTAACAAGAATTATAGATTACAAAACAGGAAAGGTAGAGTCTAGAAATGTAAAAATCACGGATTGGAATGAAGTAATTGAAAATTACGATAAGAGCAAAGCATTTCAATTGCTGTGCTATGCCATCATGATAGACACCATGAAACCCATAGAAACTATAAAAGCAGGTATTATTTCTTTTAAAAATTTAAATAGCGGAACCTTATATTTCTCTGAAGCAAAAACAGAGGAGATAAATAAAAGCACGCTCTTAGAATTTAAAAGCGTGCTAGATATTTTAGTTCAGGAGATTTTTAACCCTGAAATTCCTTTTATTGAAAAAGAAGTATAA